One window from the genome of Erwinia sorbitola encodes:
- the gsiB gene encoding glutathione ABC transporter substrate-binding protein GsiB encodes MMNQYTRKLLLTAGLLGTVVALPAWAAKDVTIAVASNFTTLDPYDANDTLSQAVAKSFYQGLFGFDKEMKLENVLAESYQASPDGLIYTIKLKSGVKFQDGTPFNAAAVKANLDRASNPDNHLKRYNLFKTIASTEAVDDSTVKITLKQPFSAFINTLASPAAAMISPDALKKYGKDIGFHPVGTGPYEFVTWNQTDFVKVKKFAGYWKPGYPKLDSITWRPVVDNNTRSAMLQTGEANFAFPIPFEQAKLLEKNSKLDLVTSPSIMQRYISFNVTQKPFDNPKVREAINYAINRQALAKVAFAGYATPATGIVPPSIQYSQSYPAPEYNPAKARELLKEAGYPNGFTTALWSSHNHSTAQKVLQFTQQQLAQVGIKVELTAMDAGQRAAQVEDKGQKESGVRMFYTGWSASTGEANWALTPLFATQSWPPTIFNTAFYSNPQVDKDLADALNTTDSEKKAALYKDAQDRIWKDQPWAPLVVEKLVSANTKNLTGFYVMPDTSFSFDEADLK; translated from the coding sequence ATGATGAATCAATATACGCGTAAGTTACTGTTAACCGCCGGCCTGCTGGGCACGGTTGTTGCGCTGCCTGCATGGGCAGCGAAAGATGTCACCATTGCCGTAGCTTCAAACTTCACCACCCTTGATCCGTATGACGCTAATGACACCCTTTCGCAGGCGGTGGCAAAGTCATTTTATCAGGGGCTGTTTGGTTTTGATAAAGAGATGAAGCTGGAAAATGTGCTGGCAGAGAGCTACCAGGCCAGCCCGGATGGGCTGATCTACACCATCAAACTGAAAAGCGGCGTTAAGTTTCAGGATGGCACACCGTTTAACGCCGCAGCGGTAAAAGCAAACCTCGATCGCGCCAGCAACCCGGACAATCATCTCAAACGTTATAACCTGTTTAAAACCATCGCCAGCACCGAAGCGGTGGATGACAGCACGGTAAAGATCACCCTTAAGCAGCCGTTCTCCGCCTTTATTAACACCCTTGCCAGCCCGGCAGCGGCGATGATCTCGCCGGATGCGCTGAAGAAATACGGTAAAGATATCGGCTTCCATCCGGTCGGTACCGGCCCGTACGAATTCGTCACCTGGAACCAGACTGACTTTGTCAAAGTGAAGAAATTCGCCGGTTACTGGAAGCCAGGCTATCCGAAGCTGGACAGCATTACCTGGCGTCCGGTGGTGGATAACAACACCCGTTCCGCTATGCTGCAAACCGGAGAAGCTAACTTTGCTTTCCCGATCCCGTTTGAACAGGCCAAACTGCTGGAGAAAAACAGCAAGCTGGATCTGGTTACATCGCCATCCATCATGCAGCGCTATATCAGCTTTAACGTCACCCAGAAACCGTTTGATAATCCAAAAGTGCGTGAAGCGATTAACTACGCCATTAACCGCCAGGCGCTGGCTAAAGTCGCTTTTGCAGGCTATGCCACACCGGCAACCGGCATTGTGCCACCGTCGATCCAGTACTCACAAAGCTACCCGGCTCCGGAATATAACCCGGCTAAAGCGCGCGAGCTGCTGAAGGAAGCGGGCTATCCGAACGGCTTTACCACCGCGCTGTGGTCTTCACATAACCACAGCACTGCGCAGAAGGTGTTGCAGTTTACACAGCAGCAGCTGGCGCAGGTGGGGATCAAAGTGGAGCTGACGGCGATGGATGCCGGCCAGCGTGCGGCACAGGTTGAAGATAAAGGCCAGAAAGAGAGCGGTGTGCGTATGTTCTACACCGGCTGGTCAGCCTCAACCGGGGAAGCTAACTGGGCGCTGACGCCGCTGTTTGCCACCCAGTCCTGGCCACCAACCATCTTTAACACCGCGTTCTACAGCAACCCTCAGGTGGATAAAGACCTCGCTGACGCACTGAATACTACCGACAGCGAGAAAAAAGCTGCGCTGTACAAAGATGCTCAGGATCGCATCTGGAAAGATCAGCCGTGGGCACCGCTGGTGGTGGAAAAGCTGGTTTCAGCTAATACCAAAAACCTCACCGGGTTCTATGTGATGCCGGATACCTCGTTCAGCTTTGACGAGGCTGACCTGAAGTAA
- a CDS encoding sensor domain-containing diguanylate cyclase, which produces MIDEDSAINESEKSSLRQLMIIFLLVIVTAVIAINGWIVWSSWNRMISTSQIDARNLSQSLSRQAEDSFLQVDLTLQDLRDRISLIGERDDQSEYLHEILTNRKASLPQLHGLFIFDAKGNWVVTSAGNVPKRANNADREYFNYHQQHSGSQVHIGNVIRSRSSGELIIPVSMRLDNYDGSFRGVLLATIRLDFFKQIYSYYNLGERDVLALMLKDGTILYVRPFSDSTINRNLSDSPLFTNLLKNASSGTAIYKSALDGIERVFGYASLKRYPLVVAAGYDKQQLLEAWFSDISIYITLCTMLLLVIFLLGFLVLRHISLNLRNQRELTEVRDRLTSMNRTLQTLALVDGLTGLANRRQFDLYLQRSAERSAKLRTPLALLMIDVDNFKLFNDTYGHLAGDECLKLVGDTLAHLPRRPEDLVARYGGEEFAVVMPGADSAAARRFAHQAVAAIADLAIPHKKAAQTGYIVTISVGMHVINAERNVDVSLALIFEADKALYTAKKAGKNRVEEVKAG; this is translated from the coding sequence ATGATTGATGAAGACAGTGCGATAAATGAGAGCGAAAAGTCATCACTGCGTCAGCTGATGATTATTTTCCTGCTGGTCATTGTGACCGCCGTTATTGCCATTAACGGCTGGATTGTCTGGAGTTCATGGAACCGCATGATCTCCACCTCACAGATCGATGCCCGTAATCTTTCCCAGTCATTGTCGAGGCAGGCTGAAGACTCTTTCTTACAGGTTGATCTGACCTTACAGGATCTGCGCGATCGCATCTCCCTGATCGGTGAACGCGACGATCAAAGCGAATACCTGCATGAAATACTGACCAATCGTAAAGCCAGCCTGCCACAGCTGCACGGCCTGTTTATCTTTGATGCCAAAGGTAACTGGGTGGTCACTTCCGCCGGAAATGTTCCGAAACGCGCCAATAACGCCGATCGCGAATATTTTAACTATCATCAACAGCACAGCGGCAGTCAGGTTCATATTGGTAACGTTATTCGTAGCAGAAGCAGCGGAGAGCTTATTATTCCCGTCTCTATGCGCCTTGATAACTACGACGGCTCCTTTCGCGGTGTACTGCTTGCCACAATACGTCTCGATTTCTTCAAACAGATTTACAGCTATTACAACCTTGGTGAGCGCGATGTGCTGGCGCTGATGCTAAAAGACGGCACTATTCTTTACGTACGCCCGTTCTCGGATAGCACGATAAATCGTAACTTGTCCGATAGCCCGCTGTTTACCAACCTGTTGAAGAATGCCTCCAGCGGTACAGCAATCTATAAGTCTGCGCTGGATGGTATTGAGCGGGTGTTTGGCTACGCCAGCCTGAAGCGTTACCCGCTGGTGGTTGCCGCCGGCTACGATAAACAGCAATTGCTGGAGGCGTGGTTCTCCGATATCAGCATCTATATCACGCTCTGTACCATGCTGCTGCTGGTGATCTTCCTGCTGGGCTTCCTGGTGCTGCGCCATATCTCCCTCAATCTGAGAAACCAGCGCGAGCTGACAGAGGTGCGCGATCGCCTGACCTCAATGAACCGTACGCTGCAAACCCTGGCGCTGGTGGACGGTCTGACCGGATTGGCGAACCGTCGGCAGTTTGATCTCTATCTGCAACGCAGTGCAGAACGGTCGGCCAAGCTGCGCACTCCGCTAGCCCTGCTGATGATCGATGTCGATAATTTTAAACTGTTTAATGATACCTACGGACACCTGGCAGGTGATGAGTGCCTGAAGCTGGTCGGCGACACGCTGGCACACCTGCCACGCCGGCCTGAAGATCTGGTAGCGCGTTACGGCGGTGAAGAGTTTGCGGTTGTGATGCCGGGAGCCGATAGCGCTGCTGCACGGCGTTTTGCCCATCAGGCTGTTGCCGCCATCGCCGATCTCGCCATTCCCCATAAAAAGGCAGCCCAGACGGGGTACATTGTGACAATAAGCGTTGGGATGCATGTGATAAACGCCGAACGTAACGTTGACGTCAGTCTGGCACTGATTTTTGAGGCAGATAAAGCACTATATACAGCGAAGAAAGCGGGGAAAAACCGGGTGGAGGAGGTTAAAGCGGGCTGA
- the moeA gene encoding molybdopterin molybdotransferase MoeA, with the protein MEAFTAGLISLDDALNTLLARIAPVQQQDKVSLPDAAGRITASAVISPIDVPPFDNSAMDGYALRMADLTANHALPVVGKAFAGTPFSGDWPAGTCIRIMTGAPLPAGCEAVVMQEQTELEGDAIRVTADVRKGQNIRRTGEDIRQGTQVLEAGVKLGAAELPLLASLGIAQVAVLRKLRVALFSTGDELQPVGQPLAAGQIYDTNRFAVQLMLNKLGCEVTDLGIIRDDPTALRAAFVEADSRADVVISSGGVSVGEADYTRLMLEELGEVGFWKLAIKPGKPFAFGRLSNSWFCGLPGNPVSAVVTFYQLVQPLLAKLAGQQGPSLPPRQRVRSASSLKKSPGRLDFQRGILQRNAQGELEVQTTGHQGSHIFSSFQQANCFIVLEQGRGNVEAGEWVEVEPFNSLLEG; encoded by the coding sequence ATGGAAGCTTTCACTGCGGGATTGATCTCGCTGGATGACGCGCTAAATACCCTGCTGGCACGCATTGCCCCTGTTCAGCAACAGGACAAGGTTTCCCTGCCGGATGCCGCAGGCCGCATTACCGCCAGCGCGGTGATCTCCCCGATTGATGTGCCACCGTTCGATAACTCCGCCATGGATGGCTACGCCCTGCGTATGGCGGATCTCACCGCAAACCACGCTCTGCCCGTGGTGGGGAAAGCCTTTGCAGGCACTCCTTTTAGCGGCGACTGGCCTGCCGGTACCTGCATTCGTATTATGACCGGTGCTCCGCTGCCAGCAGGCTGTGAGGCGGTGGTTATGCAGGAGCAGACCGAACTGGAAGGCGATGCTATCCGCGTAACTGCCGACGTCAGAAAAGGACAAAATATCCGCCGGACAGGTGAGGATATTCGCCAGGGAACTCAAGTACTGGAAGCCGGAGTTAAGCTGGGTGCGGCCGAACTGCCGCTGCTGGCATCGCTGGGGATTGCGCAGGTCGCCGTGCTGCGCAAACTGCGCGTCGCCCTGTTCTCCACCGGTGATGAATTACAACCCGTCGGGCAACCTTTGGCCGCCGGCCAGATTTACGATACCAACCGTTTCGCCGTGCAGCTGATGCTGAACAAGCTCGGCTGCGAGGTGACCGATCTCGGTATAATCCGTGACGACCCCACCGCTCTGCGTGCCGCATTTGTCGAGGCCGATAGCCGCGCTGATGTGGTCATTAGCAGCGGTGGTGTCTCAGTGGGTGAAGCGGATTACACCCGCCTGATGCTGGAGGAGCTGGGTGAAGTCGGCTTCTGGAAGCTGGCTATTAAGCCCGGAAAACCCTTTGCCTTCGGTCGCCTGTCCAATAGCTGGTTCTGCGGCCTGCCCGGCAATCCGGTATCAGCAGTGGTCACCTTTTACCAGCTGGTACAACCGTTGCTGGCAAAACTCGCCGGACAGCAAGGCCCGTCACTGCCGCCGCGCCAGCGGGTGCGTAGCGCCAGTTCCCTGAAAAAATCACCAGGCCGGCTCGACTTCCAGCGCGGTATTTTACAGCGCAACGCACAGGGCGAACTTGAGGTGCAGACCACCGGCCATCAGGGTTCGCATATCTTCAGCTCTTTCCAGCAGGCTAACTGCTTCATTGTTCTGGAACAGGGCCGTGGTAACGTCGAAGCGGGAGAATGGGTGGAAGTGGAACCATTCAACTCATTACTGGAAGGCTGA
- the gsiD gene encoding glutathione ABC transporter permease GsiD — translation MINWRRNAVISALPGISPNRVRTPWREFWRRFRRQHVAMIAAVFVLLLILIALFAPLLAPFDAENFFDYDRLNEGPSMVHWFGVDALGRDIFSRVLLGSRLSLVAGFFSVAVGAAIGTLLGLLAGYYEGWWDRIIMRICDVLFAFPGILLAIAVVAVMGNGMSNVILAVAIFSIPAFARLVRGNTLVLKHLTYIESARSIGASDLTIILRHILPGTLSSIVVYFTMRIGTSIISAASLSFLGLGAQPPTPEWGAMLNEAQADMVLAPHVAIFPSLAIFFTVLAFNLLGDGLRDALDPRLKT, via the coding sequence ATGATTAACTGGCGACGTAACGCCGTCATCTCTGCGCTGCCGGGTATCAGCCCCAATCGCGTCCGTACCCCTTGGCGCGAATTCTGGCGGCGTTTCCGCCGTCAGCATGTGGCAATGATTGCGGCAGTGTTTGTGCTGCTCTTGATCCTGATTGCGCTGTTTGCGCCGCTGCTTGCCCCTTTTGATGCTGAAAACTTTTTTGATTATGACCGGCTGAACGAAGGGCCGTCTATGGTGCACTGGTTTGGTGTGGATGCGCTGGGGCGTGATATCTTTAGTCGCGTACTGCTGGGCAGTCGGCTGTCGCTGGTGGCGGGATTCTTCTCCGTGGCGGTGGGCGCGGCGATCGGTACTCTGCTGGGTCTGCTGGCGGGTTACTATGAGGGCTGGTGGGATCGCATTATTATGCGTATCTGCGATGTGCTGTTCGCTTTCCCCGGCATTCTGCTGGCGATTGCCGTCGTAGCGGTAATGGGCAACGGTATGTCGAATGTGATTCTGGCGGTGGCGATATTCAGTATTCCGGCTTTTGCCCGTCTGGTGCGCGGCAATACTCTGGTGCTGAAACATCTGACCTATATTGAGTCTGCGCGCAGCATTGGCGCATCGGATCTCACCATTATTCTGCGCCATATTTTGCCGGGAACGCTGTCGTCAATCGTAGTCTACTTCACCATGCGTATCGGAACCTCGATTATTTCCGCCGCCAGCCTGTCATTCTTAGGCCTGGGCGCGCAGCCACCTACACCGGAGTGGGGGGCGATGCTGAATGAGGCTCAGGCCGATATGGTGCTGGCTCCGCATGTGGCCATTTTCCCCAGCCTTGCCATCTTCTTCACGGTGCTGGCATTTAATTTGCTGGGCGATGGGCTACGCGATGCTTTGGATCCCAGGCTAAAAACCTGA
- the gsiC gene encoding glutathione ABC transporter permease GsiC, with translation MLNYFLKRLLGLIPTLLIVAVLVFLFVHLLPGDPARLIAGREADAQVVAMVREQLGLNLPLPQQFWHYISHALRGDFGISMVSRRPVSAEIAQRFLPTLYLTLSSMVWSVIFGMAIGIISAVWRNRWPDRLGMTLAVSGISFPAFALGILLMQVFSVELGWLPTVGADSWQHYILPSITLGAAVAAVMARFTRASFVEVMQEDYMRTARAKGVRESVVVIKHGLRNAMIPVVTMMGLQFGFLLGGSIVVEVVFNWPGLGRLLVDSVEMRDYPVIQAEVLLFSLEFILINLVVDMLYAAINPAIRYK, from the coding sequence ATGCTTAACTATTTTCTCAAACGCTTACTGGGGCTGATTCCCACGCTGCTGATTGTGGCGGTGCTGGTGTTCCTGTTTGTTCATCTGCTGCCCGGCGACCCGGCGCGTCTGATTGCCGGACGTGAAGCGGATGCGCAGGTGGTGGCGATGGTGCGCGAACAGCTTGGGCTGAATCTGCCGCTGCCGCAGCAATTCTGGCACTACATCTCCCACGCGCTGCGCGGTGATTTTGGCATCTCAATGGTCTCCAGACGCCCGGTCTCGGCTGAGATTGCCCAGCGCTTTCTGCCGACGCTGTATCTGACGCTCTCCAGCATGGTGTGGTCAGTGATTTTTGGCATGGCGATTGGCATTATCTCAGCCGTATGGCGCAACCGCTGGCCGGACAGGCTGGGCATGACGCTGGCGGTATCGGGTATCTCTTTTCCGGCGTTTGCGCTGGGCATCCTGCTGATGCAGGTGTTTTCCGTGGAGCTTGGCTGGCTGCCGACCGTTGGTGCAGATAGCTGGCAGCACTATATTCTCCCTTCGATTACCCTTGGCGCTGCCGTCGCGGCGGTGATGGCGCGCTTTACTCGCGCCTCTTTTGTTGAGGTGATGCAGGAAGATTATATGCGTACCGCGCGGGCAAAAGGCGTGCGTGAATCGGTGGTGGTGATCAAACACGGCCTGCGTAATGCGATGATCCCGGTGGTCACCATGATGGGGCTGCAATTTGGTTTCCTGCTTGGCGGTTCAATCGTGGTCGAGGTGGTGTTCAACTGGCCAGGGCTTGGACGACTGCTGGTGGATTCGGTGGAAATGCGTGATTACCCGGTTATTCAGGCTGAAGTACTGCTGTTTTCACTGGAGTTTATTTTGATTAACCTGGTGGTCGATATGCTGTATGCAGCGATCAACCCCGCCATTCGCTACAAGTAA
- the gsiA gene encoding glutathione ABC transporter ATP-binding protein GsiA produces the protein MSELPHQDDAVLSVRDLSVSFQHEGQRIQAVNNLSLTVRQGETLALVGESGSGKSVTSLALMRLVEQGGGTIDSGEIWLRRRNQQQVNLAVLPQSQLRTIRGADMAMIFQEPMTSLNPVFPVGEQIAESIRLHQGKSHAGALAEAKRMLDLVRIPEAKNVLSRYPHQLSGGMRQRVMIAMALSCRPSLLIADEPTTALDVTIQAQILQLIRVLQKEMHMGVIFITHDMGVVAEMADRVQVMYRGDVVETGSVESIFSEPKQPYTRALLAAVPKLGAMAGRSGPAKFPLIRDGVPVEEATYNTVNPQDTPILQVRDLITRFDIRSGLLNRVHRRVHAVEKVSFDLRPGETLALVGESGCGKSTTGRSLLRLVESQGGSITFNGKRIDNLSGAALSHLRRDIQFIFQDPYASLDPRLTVGFSIMEPLLVHGIARGREAEQRVAALLERVGLLPEHAERYPHEFSGGQRQRICIARALALNPKVVIADEAVSALDVSIQAQIINLMLDLQREFGIAFLFISHDMAVVERISHRVAVMFLGQIVEIGPRQAVFEHPQHPYTRKLLAAVPVADPAHRRRERALLVDEIPSPIRDLGDEPDVAPLVEVSAGHYVARHVINRS, from the coding sequence ATGAGTGAGTTACCCCATCAGGATGATGCGGTGCTGTCAGTGCGCGATCTCAGTGTCAGCTTTCAGCATGAAGGCCAGCGCATTCAGGCGGTAAATAATTTGTCGCTGACGGTTCGTCAGGGCGAAACGCTGGCGCTTGTCGGGGAGTCTGGTTCGGGTAAGTCCGTCACTTCTCTGGCACTGATGCGGCTGGTGGAGCAGGGCGGGGGCACTATCGACAGCGGAGAGATATGGCTGCGCCGGCGTAATCAGCAGCAGGTCAACCTTGCTGTACTGCCACAATCGCAGCTGCGTACTATTCGCGGTGCTGATATGGCAATGATTTTCCAGGAGCCGATGACCTCGCTTAATCCGGTATTTCCGGTGGGCGAGCAGATTGCCGAATCCATCCGTCTGCACCAGGGTAAAAGCCATGCCGGAGCGCTGGCTGAAGCGAAGCGTATGCTTGATCTGGTGCGTATTCCTGAGGCAAAAAACGTGCTGTCGCGCTATCCGCATCAGCTTTCCGGCGGTATGCGTCAGCGTGTAATGATTGCGATGGCGCTCTCCTGCCGTCCGTCGCTGCTGATTGCCGATGAGCCTACCACTGCGCTCGATGTCACTATTCAGGCACAAATACTCCAGCTGATCCGCGTATTGCAAAAAGAGATGCATATGGGCGTGATTTTTATCACTCACGATATGGGTGTGGTGGCAGAAATGGCCGATCGCGTGCAGGTTATGTATCGCGGTGATGTGGTGGAAACCGGCAGCGTGGAGTCGATCTTCAGCGAACCAAAGCAGCCTTATACCCGTGCGCTGCTGGCCGCCGTGCCGAAGCTGGGAGCCATGGCCGGACGCAGCGGCCCGGCAAAGTTTCCGCTGATCCGCGATGGCGTACCGGTGGAAGAGGCGACTTATAATACGGTGAACCCGCAGGATACGCCGATTCTTCAGGTGCGCGATCTGATCACCCGTTTTGATATTCGCAGCGGGCTGCTCAACCGGGTACATCGACGGGTGCATGCCGTAGAGAAAGTCAGCTTTGATTTGCGCCCCGGCGAAACGCTGGCGCTGGTAGGTGAATCCGGCTGTGGCAAGTCCACCACCGGGCGTTCACTGCTGCGGCTGGTAGAGAGTCAGGGGGGCAGCATTACCTTTAACGGCAAACGCATCGATAATTTATCCGGTGCGGCTTTGTCGCATCTCCGCCGGGATATTCAGTTTATTTTTCAGGATCCTTATGCCTCGCTCGATCCCCGCCTGACGGTAGGTTTCTCGATTATGGAGCCGCTGCTGGTACACGGCATTGCCCGTGGTCGTGAGGCGGAACAGCGGGTTGCCGCTCTGCTGGAGCGCGTCGGGCTGCTGCCGGAGCACGCAGAGCGCTATCCTCATGAGTTCTCCGGGGGGCAGCGGCAGCGTATATGCATTGCACGAGCCCTGGCGCTTAATCCAAAAGTAGTGATTGCTGATGAAGCGGTATCGGCGCTGGATGTGTCCATCCAGGCGCAGATTATTAATCTGATGCTCGATTTGCAGCGCGAATTTGGCATCGCGTTTCTGTTTATCTCTCACGATATGGCGGTAGTTGAACGTATCAGCCATCGTGTGGCGGTGATGTTCCTCGGGCAGATTGTAGAGATTGGCCCGCGCCAGGCGGTCTTTGAACATCCCCAGCATCCTTACACTCGTAAGCTGCTGGCTGCCGTCCCGGTGGCCGATCCGGCACATCGCCGACGTGAACGCGCACTGCTGGTTGATGAAATACCCAGCCCCATCCGCGATCTTGGTGACGAGCCGGACGTGGCCCCGCTGGTCGAGGTGAGCGCCGGGCACTACGTGGCGCGTCATGTTATTAATCGCAGTTGA
- a CDS encoding isoaspartyl peptidase/L-asparaginase family protein yields the protein MAIATIAIHGGAGAIARASMDADKELLYRQALLQIVASGQALLAAGGSALDVVTEAVRQLEECPLFNAGIGSVFTHDGTHELDACVMDGRTREAGAVAGLSRVRNPVLAARAVLENSPHVLFIGSGAESFAAENGLEMVENSFFSTPERRAQLEHAISTQQMLLDHDGTSPGEPLDPNRKFGTVGAVALDMAGHLAAATSTGGMTNKQVGRVGDSPIPGAGCYASNSVAVSCTGTGEVFMRTLAAYDVAAMMDYSGLTLQQASDKVIHENIPALGGSGGLIAVDAAGNVVLPFNSEGMYRGYGVAGELPVVAIYREEH from the coding sequence ATGGCTATAGCGACGATTGCAATTCACGGTGGTGCAGGTGCTATCGCGCGTGCCAGCATGGATGCAGATAAAGAACTGCTCTACCGTCAGGCGCTGTTGCAGATCGTTGCCAGCGGACAGGCGCTGCTGGCGGCGGGCGGGAGTGCACTGGATGTGGTCACCGAGGCGGTACGCCAGCTGGAGGAGTGCCCGCTGTTTAATGCCGGGATCGGTTCGGTATTTACCCATGATGGTACCCACGAACTGGATGCCTGCGTAATGGACGGGCGCACACGTGAAGCCGGTGCAGTGGCGGGTCTCAGTCGTGTACGTAATCCGGTACTTGCCGCACGCGCTGTGCTGGAAAACAGCCCCCATGTGTTATTTATTGGCAGCGGTGCGGAATCGTTTGCTGCGGAAAATGGCCTTGAAATGGTCGAAAATTCATTTTTCTCCACTCCTGAACGTCGCGCCCAGCTTGAGCATGCGATCTCCACTCAACAAATGTTACTGGATCACGACGGCACATCGCCCGGTGAACCGCTTGATCCCAACCGTAAATTTGGCACGGTCGGTGCGGTTGCGCTCGATATGGCGGGCCACCTTGCGGCGGCGACCTCTACCGGCGGGATGACCAATAAACAGGTCGGGCGGGTAGGTGATTCGCCAATTCCGGGAGCCGGCTGCTATGCCAGCAACAGCGTTGCTGTCTCCTGTACCGGAACCGGAGAAGTATTTATGCGTACGCTGGCAGCCTATGATGTCGCCGCGATGATGGACTATTCTGGTCTGACCTTACAGCAGGCCAGCGATAAAGTTATCCATGAAAATATCCCTGCGCTGGGAGGCAGCGGCGGGCTAATCGCCGTCGATGCTGCCGGCAATGTGGTGCTGCCGTTTAATAGCGAGGGTATGTACCGCGGCTATGGGGTGGCAGGCGAGCTGCCGGTGGTGGCTATTTATCGGGAGGAGCATTGA
- the moeB gene encoding molybdopterin-synthase adenylyltransferase MoeB yields the protein MLPELNDEEMLRYNRQIVLRGFDFDGQERLKASRVLIVGLGGLGCAAAQYLASAGVGHLTLLDFDQVSESNLQRQVLHGEAQVGMAKVDSARARLSAINSLIGIAAINARLTDAQLDKQIADHHLVVDCCDNVETREQLNHLCHARKITLVSGAAIRMEGQVSVFSWGDNEPCYRCVSRLFGAATLSCVEAGVMAPLVGVIGSLQAMEAIRALTHYGKPVAGKLLLYDAMTFQFRSMTLTQDPACEVCGIANQHYS from the coding sequence ATGTTACCCGAACTGAACGATGAGGAGATGCTGCGCTACAATCGCCAGATTGTGCTGCGCGGCTTCGACTTTGACGGCCAGGAGCGGCTCAAGGCATCGCGGGTACTGATTGTGGGGCTGGGCGGCCTCGGCTGTGCCGCCGCTCAGTATCTCGCTTCGGCCGGGGTGGGACATCTGACGCTGCTCGATTTTGACCAGGTGTCAGAGTCTAATTTGCAGCGCCAGGTGCTGCACGGCGAAGCGCAGGTCGGGATGGCGAAAGTGGACTCAGCGCGGGCACGCCTGAGCGCTATCAACTCACTGATCGGCATTGCGGCTATCAACGCGCGGCTGACAGATGCGCAGCTTGATAAGCAGATCGCCGACCATCATCTGGTGGTGGATTGCTGTGATAACGTGGAGACGCGCGAACAGCTCAACCATCTGTGCCATGCGCGAAAAATTACGCTGGTCTCCGGCGCGGCGATTCGAATGGAGGGCCAGGTCAGCGTCTTTAGCTGGGGCGATAACGAACCCTGTTACCGCTGTGTCAGCCGTCTGTTCGGTGCAGCAACGTTAAGCTGCGTTGAGGCCGGCGTCATGGCTCCGCTGGTGGGGGTAATCGGCTCACTACAGGCCATGGAGGCTATTCGCGCCCTGACCCACTACGGCAAACCGGTGGCGGGCAAACTTCTTCTCTACGATGCGATGACTTTTCAGTTCCGCAGTATGACGCTGACTCAGGATCCTGCATGTGAAGTGTGCGGCATTGCCAACCAGCACTATAGTTAA